Genomic window (Balearica regulorum gibbericeps isolate bBalReg1 chromosome Z, bBalReg1.pri, whole genome shotgun sequence):
AAAAATattctcagagaaaaaacattttgatcaGTGGCATCCATAACTTTCTCAATGAGATTTGGTACCAGagagttttccttcttttcctctaaaaCTCACTAGGCTGTAAACCATGACATAGCTGTTACATTAACTGCTCTATTCACACTCTTTCCTCAGTGTCTGTTCCTTTCACTAATACTCCtcctttgtaatttatttttaaataatacccatttaataatttttattctacccagttctgttttcttcccctctcctttaTTCCCACTCCATGAAactttcagtgctttctttgtCTCCTCTTCCTATGCACCTAACATCTGAGTTACGATTGCCAAATGCTGCTCCTCTCACTTCACCCACTGTTTTTTTGACCTCCCTTCCTCAGCCTCCTAATCTAATGAGAATGCAATTCCATGAGAAAGAAATCTCTGACCTTCTCTCTGACCAGTCAGCACTTCCAAACTGGGTATTACtgcattctcttttctttagaaatgtcGCTCATGCAACAGTAACCTTAAGATACTAAAgaccaaagaaaacacaatcAAACCAAAGTGTACATTTGTAAAAAGCTATTATCTGccaacaataaagaaaaaaaaaatcagagaagaaaagggcaAGCTTCTATTTCTTGAAAGAAACACTGCTTTCCTGTGCCCCCTTTTGGTCTCCACAAAGTAACAGCCATCTAGAATGCCTCTTcaccaaaacaccccaaatcAGAATCTTCAACTATTTTCTAAATCATTGTTATACAGCTGTTTTGACATACAATAGAATTTGGACTTGCTGCTTTCTCTTAACAATAGACTATTGGACATTCATAGCTATCTTTCAAAGATTACATAAGCTAGTACAAAAACCAAACTGCTTTAAGCCATCTTGGCTGACCGTATTTATCTTTGGATAAAGTCTTCAAGTAATCTGTCTTCTGTGAAGGAAGTATGAAATATTAGCAGAGCCTCAGACCACGTGCCacagggaaatttttttttttttttttttttgaatgattgGAGAAGGCAGTTACACAGAACATGAAATATCAAGAATTCCACACATGGAAGActcttttgaagaaaagttcagcctgtattttttaaattctcaaatctttttttaaatgctcaaatctttttttaaatgctaacatttcttttattagtCTCATTACTTAAATAATCCTTTCAAAACCTAGTTCCTATACTACTGCTACTTACACAGTCTAATTGATATAAATGGATATTCTGTaattctttggaaaatgagaTCTGTGTTAAAAGTCCCTTTTTATCCATAGAAATCTTGGCAAGTAAtgagcaaaattaatttccttaggaagtttctgtttcatctgTTTTAATTCAGAGGCACACAGTAATTATTAGCACATTTCCAGGAAACTGCAGAATTTCCAAGCATGTATAAAGTGCAGCTATCAATTTTCCTcagtgaaagagagagaaataaagtaTTGCAccttttaaagttatttaaaatatcactaaATTTAAACAGAGATACACAGATAACATGTtagtaaacaaataaataaataggaaggAATCTCAAAGTTCTGGAGAGttcaaagtgaagaaaaggaagagtcTTATGATCAGGAAGAGTAGCAATGGCCTACTGTCTAAGGACAGAACTGTCTGACTCTTGAAGATGTAGAGCTAATTTCAACCTTGCTTAGAGTCTTTAAAGTGAGTAACACAAAGATTTCAGAAGACAGATTCTGAGTCACAAAGCAAGAATGTGTCCTCTAAGTATAGTACCCTTTAAAAGAGGGCTGTAAGAGGTAAACTTCATAAAAAGCTATGCATACTTCATCATAAATGCTCCCATTGATATCTGCTCCATAAATTGGTGCCACAAAAGTCAAGTTCTTCCAGTATTTACGCTCCAGATCTTCATAATCTACGTATCTTGGGGTGCAGTATCTGCAGAGGAAGAGGTAGGCAAAGGTTCAGCATAGTCTTTCAACAACCACCTTCACAATGGACTATGCTTCTGATCCTGCAGACTGAATTCTAAGAGATCACTTTATTTCAGATTCACTGAAATAGACGAATTATTAGTTGTCCTGAATTCTTAGTTTCAGGATTCACCACAGTATATAACCTCCTACCTATACAACATCTTCAGTCTCCAGCAGCTGAACAGCACATCTATTGACTGTCCCCAGGCTGAAACCCTCTCTCTTGTTTCTCTTCCATAAAACAAGCCACTTACTTGtcaagtatttctttcttccctttcttactaccagctctgcagagacacagaGGTAGATCCTGCACAAGCCTAACTCAAAGGTACTAACTCTGCCGAGTAGCAGTCCTGCCAGGCAAAAACAGtactttcctctcttcttcctttccctagAAAAACCTTTTGAGAAAAAGTGTAACATTTCAAACAGTTGATACCAAAAATTCTATCATGCagggaacaaaaatatttaagggattttttctttttattccttttgcgCAGCACAGGGCACCATACTTTTATACATGTAAATATACTTATGTATATACTTTTGGAAGGTTACCCAAACCTCATGTAAAATCTTGTGGGAACACAACAGACGCACGCTACCATAGAAAACATCCATCAATAGCTTTTGCCTCAGGATCCTTTGTCAGGCCTCTGTTCTGCCATATTTAggtcttcagaaaagaaaacttgctCCCCCATTACTGCAACTCTGAAAAAGTTTCACATTAGCATTGCCAACTTACTACACTTGaactactggaaagaaaatccaaacaTACAAGAATTAAGTAGACTAGGTACATTTACATCATGCAATAACACAGAACAGAGACAAGCAAGTTAGCAAAACACATCTTAACCAAAGCATTCTCAGCAATGgaattgtttcatttatttgtcaTGATATGGCTCTAGATATCAGACTGCCACTGAGTAATATGGATACATAAACTCAGTTACTATAACACAAGGATCTTGATTATGGGATGCAGGTATGCCCATATTTCCCAGAGGTCAAGGTGGAGAAGCACCTTGGTTCAATGCTGAATTGCGAATgcttaaacaaataaaagatgCAATGCATTGGACTGAGCACACACAATCCTTTTAAAGGCAACTATGATTTAATTTACATGTTCATGGcccttctctctttcccaaaGTAAATGGATAACACCACAATACTCAAGAAAAGACTCTTTAAAAGAGAAGTCTCCTTCATTAAggaacaaagttatttttatgtgaaactAGGGTCTCTCAGCCActtaatagttaaaaaaatatagactGCATTAAGAGTGGCATAGGAGGTTATATGACACATTTTCTCAAGGGCAGTGATGAATATTTAGAAAGACCACAGCTAGTAACAGATGAGAAGCATTCCCAACTGTTCTTAACTTTACCCATGAAATGAAGTTGCAAACTTCCTTCAgtaaaaaaacatgaaaactgaTATCAGAAACACTTCCAAAATTTTTCCCATGATAAAGAATATAATAAACTTAACTACCATCAAGATACATATTAAAATCTTCACAGCATTTTTGCATTATGAAACTATTGTAAGAAATTAGTGTTTCTCATTTTATCACGGGTTAATCAAATGTAAACTTTAAATGTATATGAACGGGTATCATAGAAAATGACATCAGATACAACAGAGGTTTTTACTTTGTTCTCCCCACTAACAGTTactgaacaaataattttaagaactACAAAATAGGTTCCCATTCCCACTtaccagaggaagaaaattgcaAGTGTAATAACATCATTTTTCACAAGTAATATAAGGGCAAAAACATACTGAtgctttttaattgaaaaaaaaaaggagatcaGTTTTACACTTTTACAATGACATGGTATTATGGAACATTTGCTGAGAAGcctctttaaaagcttttcatgtCCTAGTTTTTCCTGATCATGTAATAGCTTCTCTTCTTACctcttaatttcttaaattaatttatgaGATAAACTTTCCTTCAAACTAGGGCAGTATTACCTTCCTTCATTCACCTTCCAGATACTATTTTCAGTCAGTTTTAAGGAAGTAGAATGTATTCTTTTTATGTGGCCAAAAGGAACGGGAAAGAATTCCTTCTATCACTTCCCTCTTCTTGGAATGCCCACCAATTTGAAAATTTTTAGTATAGCACCTAGCCCTTCATagactcttttttcccctcccttaaTATCCATCTTGCCACAACCAGAACACAAACATGTGCTAAGAGCAGCTGAGTTCTCTTAGATCAATGCAAAAACTTCTGGGTGAGTTAAAAAAgatggtgtggggtttttttttcagaattatatgATGATGGCCATTACAGAATctaggccaaaaaaaaaaaaaaaaaagaattaaatactaaacattaataaatgtactcaaaataaaactcagatATAAGTCTGTAtcatcttcattattttcaacATAAGCATTTGttagaacaggaagaaaaaaggtagaCAGAAAGCATCATGTTTCAGgtttttcagatgctttcttGCTGCCACAGTACCAGATGCTTTcaacaacagaaacacaaacaagaTTCATAGGTCACTATCCTTCCACAACTTAGAAGACAGGAAGATCTCTACTGAGTAAGTGAAAAAATCACCAGCTGCCcagcacaattaaaaaaaaaacacaatatGGGAACAAATAAATATGTGTCTTTCTAAGTAAGACATTCCCCCATACATACTTGTCACTGTTGGCCAGCTGCTTGAACTCTTTCACCGTCATTGGCTTTTTCTGAATGTTGTACTGTGTGAAGAGCCCCGACTGGCCAGTGACCATCTGCTGAATTGGAGCAGGAATCACCAAATTTTCAATATCATCATAATGTTTTCTTGGCTTCCACTCCTTTGGTGGGATAAcctttaaattcagaaataaaacacaggacATCAATAGTTGCAATACCAATTCaaaactttgaggaaaaatcaaaagaacCAAATAGGCCCACATGATCAAATGAGTGCTTGCTTACCAGCTCTTTCACAATAACTAATTGACCATGTAAGTGATCCTAGATAATGCAGAAATCAATTCAAAATGGGTATAGTATCACCTCAATTCACAAGCACCAACTCATCAATCTACAACAATTCAATCATGTGCAACTGCGCaaacatacacatttataataaaagaacaaaaattttaTAATCAGATCCTTATAATTCCCAAACACGTCATACTCCATGCTACAAACCTGTTAtcctcaatttaaaaaaaaaaaaacatacaaaagatTGACAGTCCCCTGTCCAAATGTTACTTAGTGTAAACAGTATGAGTAACTTTATTTCttagtgaaaaatgaaaaaaatacagctattttaGAGAGCTTTAGATTTTAGAGTCTGTTTAACTTACTCCCCATGAAACTGCAAGGTACAACTCTATTACAGTAAGAGTTTGCATTAATTTAGATATACTAGGTTTTATATTAACATGATTTAAACCTCATTATGAAGGATTAAAGCTATGTGCAGATTAGCCAATTGTAAAGCTAGCACTTTTATTCCAAATATTGCCCAAAGTCTACAAAAACTCCTCAGCAGATTCTAAAGTGTTAGCAATAAAGTCATTAGGAATTTTTAAGAAGCTTGCAGTCATACCAGTGTCCTTTAACAGGCTGTGTAATTTTGAACATTCCTTGCATATATTATTTTATCCGAAAACAGAAAACTCTAGTTTTGAAATtgcaacagttttaaaacacagcaacagacatttttaacatatatttttaggtttgtttttatGTTGAATTTTTACTTGCCCAAAGGCTCAATGATACATTCTTTGATGTACTCATTACAGTCATTCTTTTCCGTGGTGCTCAAATCAAATTTTCACAAGCACTGGCTTGGAAACTTTTAAACCAACACACAACAAAGTAGGATGGTTTTCATAAATATGCATCTACCACGTATGAATTATGTTACTTGAATAATTAATTCACATCTGAGAGGCAGCCTTTACACTAGGCTAGCTAAGCTGTTCCTCTAACAAGCATTTCAGGATTCCACACAATATCGTCCGTTGGAGATTTTGCTACTACATCACtccaagaaagtaaaaaattctAAAGAATAATACAGATAGGTCCTGAGATCATTTGCTACCTTTGGAAAAGAATCACAAACGGGCAAATTGTAATGCTAACGTACTGAAATTGTCCATCTATCAAAGAAATCTCATCAAGACCATTCATATTAGCAAGTACACACCAAAACAGAAACACCAAGTTGAAGAGAAGTTATGAGACAGTAACATACTTCCAAACCTAGTGTTTTTACTTAAACAGCCTTTTTTATCCAGTTTTTCTACAGATGCAactccctcttttcctttttgccttctCCATTTCCATAGGACTTCAGTTGTACAGAGACTACTTAGCAAGTTTCAGTGTTGTTTGcttttagagaaaacaaaaaatcaaatcatcttgtgattcttatttatttctttcacagaaatcttAAATTATATGCACatcaacaaaacacaaaatgttcaTTTGGAAGCAGAGAAGTCATGCATTCAGAATATATGCATAGAAATCAAATATGTGCAGaaagatttccattttcatgATTATTAAGCATGAACTTGTAGGTTTGGCTCAAATATATgaatactgaaaagcaaaatttgcaTTATCTTATTTAATTCAAGGTCACTGTGttttaagcaataaaaatatttttgtgaatacAGGTTCAAAATATCCCCTTCTAGGTAACTGGAGCATGTTTATTATTGTTGTAATTAGAGTACTGGTTAGAGAAGTGAATTCTGTGGGGACTGATATGCTAAgcatcattttaaaagaaaataaaaatagtccCTGCCCCaaagaatttgcattttctgacaAAGGTCAGGGCAAGGACTGGAGACATTAAAATATCATGCCCAAAGGGACACACAGCTAGTCAGTACCAGAGTTGGATATAATGACTAGGTCTCCGAGTTTTTACCACTGACCTGTCCCACCAAAGCCTCTTCACATTCCCCTTGGTAAAAATAACCTCTTCAAAGTCAAGCAAGTTAGGTTTATTCCACGGAAGCAACCTAGATCGAATTCATCAGCCAAGGTGTTCAATGCTCAAATATACAAAAGGAAAGCCCTCAGGCAAGGCTTTCTGattcatatatacatatatatatataaaagaagatAGCTATAAAAAACATCCTAAGCATATTAACACTGTCTAGTGCTATTTAGCATGATATATAGTCAGTTTTAGATTGCAATGTCTTAGTTATAAATTACCACTCAGTGTCCTCCATGAAGGCTGCACATTAGGACAAGTGAGGTTATTTCAGAGTGCTATCAACCCAATTTCTGTTAAATCCTCTTTCATATACTGGTAATCTCCAGTTCTACATCTGATTCTGAATAGCACTGGCTACTATTTCTATGTAGCTCCTTCTGTCCCAACTcttctgaaaattgtttttcttgtacCTGCCAACATCTATTTTCAGTATCATGttccaaaattactttcttcttgCCAATGAGATGGCAAATTAATTTAACCATTTCACTCTGCATAAATGCAGTTTGAGACTCCAGAACACTTCTTGTTGAAGTAAAGAGCAACTAATCTATCAGTGTgccttgtttttcatttggtctattgctttcattctttgttttcctttttaagtatAAGATCCTCTGTAACAGTaagactaaaataaattaactatGCCTAAAACTCATTCCAGACTTTCAAAAGCATAATGGAAATTTTTTAGCCAATTTGCTCCAGGGATGCCACTAGAAATGGTTTAATGTTGTTTACCTAGTACCTTAATCACTTGTTTCAAGCACAGTATTAGGAACTTTATGTACTTATTTATAACATTGTATTCCTCGCACTTCTCCCCTCCCACAATATATGCAAGGCCTATAGTCATTTTATGCtcatttatatacacatatttttcACACAGATAAGAGTTCTTTTCCCCTCACGCTTTCACATTTAACCTAGTGTTGGGTATGCCTAGTCTTCTTATGACCTCTGTTTAGTCATTAAATTACTGTTTCTGCATACACATACAGCTCCTCTGGTAGTGTTTATTCTTTGCATTCATACTTGAGTCTGTACATCCTAGACTCAGTACAAATTAGGTCCTCTGTAACTTCATTTTATATTAGtatcaaaacaggaaaaaaaaaaaagttattcttgcTATTTTAAATCCAATTTCCAAAACTCAGAAAACGTCCCCTAAACTCTCACAGTATGAATTACTGActtaagatttgttttaaaaatacttagttggcttatttttaatatattatttttgagatacattaaaaaaatcatgaaagtCAGACAACTGACTAACATGTAGCAACTAACCCACAGGCTGAAAACAGCTAGAGATTCTCTAACTGCTATACTAGTATCAAGCAGAAGTCGGGGAAAGCAGACCTATCTTTTTTTAGCCTATGGTTAAAAGGGCCCTTCCTCAGTCACAGTACAACTGAAACATGACTAATgtaattaatcttttttaaaaagttttgtaaTGGTTTCTTGTATCATAGACATTATTGCAGGTGTTCTGTAAACCCAGGTCAGCAGATATCCCACATGCATATAAACacagatatataaaaatatttttgtcctccTGGGACTATCACATTTTAGCAATCTGTACATGGAGAAGAGCTTCTCAAGCAGTTT
Coding sequences:
- the KDM4C gene encoding lysine-specific demethylase 4C isoform X6; the encoded protein is MATGISDSPPNPSCKIMTFRPSMDEFREFNKYLAYMESQGAHRAGVAKVIPPKEWKPRKHYDDIENLVIPAPIQQMVTGQSGLFTQYNIQKKPMTVKEFKQLANSDKYCTPRYVDYEDLERKYWKNLTFVAPIYGADINGSIYDEIRG